Proteins encoded by one window of Carettochelys insculpta isolate YL-2023 chromosome 10, ASM3395843v1, whole genome shotgun sequence:
- the P2RY1 gene encoding P2Y purinoceptor 1, producing MTEVLFPAVLNGTETNVLSNTGWALGNATTKCSLTKTGFQFYYLPTVYILVFITGFLGNSVAIWMFVFHMRPWSGISVYMFNLALADFLYVLTLPALIFYYFNKTDWIFGDIMCKLQRFIFHVNLYGSILFLTCISVHRYTGVVYPLKSLGRLKKKNAVYISTLVWIIVIAGISPILFYSGTGIRKNKTITCYDTTTDDYLRSYFIYSMCTTVFIFCIPFLLILGCYGLIVKALIYKDLDNSPLRRKSIYLVIIVLMVFAVSYLPFHVMKTLNLRARLDFQTPQMCAFNDKVYATYQVTRGLASLNSCVDPILYFLAGDTFRRRLSRATRKVSKRSELHAQSKSEEVTLNILADYKLNGDTSL from the coding sequence ATGACTGAAGTCCTCTTTCCAGCTGTTTTGAATGGGACTGAAACCAACGTTCTCTCAAACACCGGCTGGGCTCTGGGAAATGCCACGACCAAATGTTCACTAACCAAAACCGGCTTTCAGTTCTATTACCTGCCCACTGTCTACATTCTAGTCTTTATCACTGGATTCTTGGGCAATAGTGTGGCAATATGGATGTTTGTCTTCCACATGAGGCCATGGAGTGGCATCTCAGTTTACATGTTCAATCTGGCACTTGCTGATTTCCTATATGTCTTGACTCTCCCTGCCCTCATCTTTTATTATTTCAATAAAACAGACTGGATCTTTGGAGATATCATGTGCAAACTGCAAAGGTTCATCTTCCATGTGAACCTGTATGGCAGCATTTTGTTTCTGACTTGCATCAGTGTGCACAGATACACAGGAGTTGTGTATCCTTTGAAATCACTTGGGAGACTGAAGAAAAAGAATGCTGTTTACATCAGTACCCTTGTTTGGATCATTGTTATAGCTGGGATTTCTCCTATTTTGTTCTACTCTGGAACTGGgataaggaaaaataaaaccattacaTGTTACGATACAACAACTGATGATTACCTGAGAAGTTACTTCATTTATAGCATGTGCACTACTGTGTTTATATTCTGCATCCCCTTCCTATTGATTCTTGGTTGTTACGGGCTGATAGTGAAAGCTTTGATTTACAAGGATTTGGACAATTCACCTCTTAGGAGAAAATCAATTTACCTGGTTATTATTGTGTTGATGGTCTTTGCCGTGTCTTATCTTCCCTTTCATGTGATGAAGACCTTGAATCTAAGAGCCAGGCTGGATTTTCAGACTCCACAAATGTGTGCCTTCAATGACAAAGTGTACGCCACTTACCAAGTGACAAGGGGGTTAGCTAGCCTCAACAGCTGTGTCGATCCTATTCTGTATTTTTTGGCAGGTGATACCTTTAGAAGAAGACTTTCCAGGGCAACCAGAAAAGTGTCTAAAAGAAGCGAGCTCCATGCGCAATCAAAAAGTGAGGAAGTGACTCTAAATATTTTAGCAGACTATAAACTGAATGGAGACACAAGTTTGTGA